The Penaeus vannamei isolate JL-2024 chromosome 16, ASM4276789v1, whole genome shotgun sequence genome includes a window with the following:
- the LOC138864473 gene encoding spermatogenesis-associated protein 31H1-like, producing the protein MDSHQNVPSGVTESLQESQRAFRSHREPSGVTESLQESQRAFRSHREPSGVTESLQESQRAFRSHREPSGVTESLQESQRAFRSHREPSGVTESLQESRRAFRSHREPSGVTESLQESQRAFRSHREPSGVTESLQESQRAFRSHREPSGVTESLQESQRAFRSHREPSGVTKSLQESQRAFRSHREPSGVTESLQESQRAFRSHEEPSGVTESLQESQRAFRSHREPSGVTESLQESQRAFRSHREPSGVTESLQESQRAFRSHKEPSGVTESLQESRRAFRSHREPSGVTESLQEAFRGLESLQESQRAFRSHREPSGVTKSLQESQRAFRSHREPSGVTESLQESQRAFRSHREPSGVTESLQESQRAFRSHKEPSGVTERIT; encoded by the coding sequence ATGGATTCGCACCAAAACGTGCCTTCAGGAGTCACAGAGAGCCTTCAGGAGTCACAGAGAGCCTTCAGGAGTCACAGAGAGCCTTCAGGAGTCACAGAGAGCCTTCAGGAGTCACAGAGAGCCTTCAGGAGTCACAGAGAGCCTTCAGGAGTCACAGAGAGCCTTCAGGAGTCACAGAGAGCCTTCAGGAGTCACAGAGAGCCTTCAGGAGTCACAGAGAGCCTTCAGGAGTCACAGAGAGCCTTCAGGAGTCACAGAGAGCCTTCAGGAGTCACAGAGAGCCTTCAGGAGTCACGAAGAGCCTTCAGGAGTCACAGAGAGCCTTCAGGAGTCACAGAGAGCCTTCAGGAGTCACAGAGAGCCTTCAGGAGTCACAGAGAGCCTTCAGGAGTCACAGAGAGCCTTCAGGAGTCACAGAGAGCCTTCAGGAGTCACAGAGAGCCTTCAGGAGTCACAGAGAGCCTTCAGGAGTCACAAAGAGCCTTCAGGAGTCACAGAGAGCCTTCAGGAGTCACGAAGAGCCTTCAGGAGTCACAGAGAGCCTTCAGGAGTCACAGAGAGCCTTCAGGAGTCACAGAGAGCCTTCAGGAGTCACAGAGAGCCTTCAGGAGTCACGAAGAGCCTTCAGGAGTCACAGAGAGCCTTCAGGAGTCACAAAGAGCCTTCAGGAGTCACAGAGAGCCTTCAGGAGTCACAGAGAGCCTTCAGGAGTCACAAAGAGCCTTCAGGAGTCACAGAGAGCCTTCAGGAGTCACAGAGAGCCTTCAGGAGTCACAGAGAGCCTTCAGGAGTCACAAAGAGCCTTCAGGAGTCACAGAGAGCCTTCAGGAGTCACGAAGAGCCTTCAGGAGTCACAGAGAGCCTTCAGGAGTCACAGAGAGCCTTCAGGAAGCCTTCAGGGGTCTGGAGAGCCTTCAGGAGTCACAGAGAGCCTTCAGGAGTCACAGAGAGCCTTCAGGAGTCACGAAGAGCCTTCAGGAGTCACAGAGAGCCTTCAGGAGTCACAGAGAGCCTTCAGGAGTCACAGAGAGCCTTCAGGAGTCACAAAGAGCCTTCAGGAGTCACAGAGAGCCTTCAGGAGTCACAGAGAGCCTTCAGGAGTCACAGAGAGCCTTCAGGAGTCACAAAGAGCCTTCAGGAGTCACAGAGAGGATAACATAA